The stretch of DNA TAGTCCGCCGGGTCGAACCATTGTCGGCGCTCGACGAGATCGCGCTGCATGTACCCGATGAGCGCCACCGGGCCGCCGAAGCCAAGCGAGCCGAGATAGAGGAAGTAGCGAACGAGACCCCAGGTCGTACGGGGCTCCGTCATGGACGGTCTCCGATCGTGGCGTAGAGGCCATCGAACAAGGTCATGCCCAGGACCAGCGCTTCATGGTCGTCCTTGATCGCGCCGAGCAGACCGCGCAAGACCAGGTCCAGGCCGCGGGCCTCGTCGCGCGCGAATTTCTCGTCCTTCAGGTCGGCCTCGTGGACGATCTCGGCGAGGATCGCGAGCTTCCGGTCGCGCAGGCCGGTGCGTCGCAGCAGCGTCTCGAAGTGCAGTCGTCGCCCTGGTGGCCGAGATCGACCCCGGCCATGTCGAAGGGGATGGCATCAGCGGGCAGCTGGTCGGGTGGCGCAAAGGCGAATTCGGCGTCCGGGTCCACGAAGCGCTTGATGAGCCAGGCCGAGGCGATCCGGTCGACGTGCGGCCGCGGCCGCGTGACCCACCGCCGTCCCTTGAGCGCCGCCAGATCGAGCGGCGGCGCCGCGCCGGCCGGTCGGACGCGCGCGCTGGCAGTACGCTGTTCGACCGCCTCGCGCACGCGCTCGACCTCGCGGCGCCCGGAGGCCTCGAAGAAGTCGATCTCGGCCAGTCGGCCGAGCTCGCGGGAGAGCCGAGCGAGCTCGTCACCGAGACGTGGGCGCCGGCCCTTGAGGAGCTTGCGATAGCGGTCGGCGAGGGCGGCATAGTCCTCGTTGCGCACGTCCTGGAAGAGGCGGACGATCTCAGGCTGCTGCATGTTCTCCACTCGATCTACCCGGAGCAGGGTGGCGTCGCCACCGTCACGGTCGATCTCCTGGGCGAGCCACTGGAACTGTTCGTAGCAGTCTCCCCTGTCGGGCAGCAGATACGCGCCGCTCTTGAGGGCCACGGCACCGAGGGCGCGCAAGCGCCGCCAGGCGCGCACGCGGAGGCTCGAGGGCCGCGGCGGCAGGGTCAGCAACAGGATCAGCCACCCGTGCAACATGTGTTGCGATGTTACGTCGAGTGTTTCAGCTCGTCAAGCAAAGGGGAGCCCAGGTGGGGCATCCGTGGTTGACAGTCACACTCCTCACATGTTTAGTATATGAATCCCACAGGAGGTGCTGGGATGAACACCCTGGAGAGACTGCTGCAGGACGATCTGAACCGTCTCGTAGACCGCATCGCTGCTCGCATGAGTGCCGAGACTGGCACCGGGATGGCGGGTGAGCTGAAAGCCCGCATCGACCGATCCGAGGACCACCTGAGCGGACTCCGCACGGCCCTGCTCGACGGGTACGCCGAATGGGCGCGGGCGATCGAGGAGTGCGAGGACCTCTGGGTGCTGGCCGAGCTTCACCGGGAGACGGAGGAGGCTACGGAGCGCCGAAGAGCCGCTTGACCCAGCCGGGTCGCCGCGCCTCGGCCAGATAGCGCTCGGCGTCTTCGCGCTGATAGCGCTCCAGGCGCTGCCAGTAGTCGGGCAGGTGGCGGGCGAGGAAGACCTGGCCGGCCAGCAACCGGGCGGCCGGGTCCGCCATCGCGGCTTCAGCCTGCGTGAGGCGCGCGCGCTGGTCGTCGGGCAGGTCTGCCGAGAATTGCTCGCGCAGACGCGACAGCAGGGCGCCGCTGATGGTCTGGAACTCGGCGCGATCGGCGGCGCTCGTGCTCTCCGGCGCCGGCCGGCCGGTCTGCGCGCGAGCATCCACCATGAGCTTCAGCGCGGCCATCTCGAGCGCTTCCTCGATGCGCTCGCGCAGCTGGGCCTCGATGCGCTCCATGAGGCCGCGAGCGTCGCCGTGCTGGTGGGGGAACGCGCCGTGGTGCGGCCACTCGCTCACGACGGGCCGAGCATGCGATGCAGCCCGACCGCGAGGGGCTCGGGCTTGATGCCGAGGTCGGCGAAGAACCGCGAGGGATCGCCGACGCTCTCCTCCTCGAGCATGAGGAGCTGATCCGTGGAGACCGGGTAGAACGGCAGCCAGTCGAGCGCGCGGGTCATGACCTTGACCGGGCCGAGTGGCACGTGCATCTTCCGCACGCGCGTGCGGCCGAGGGCATGCCCGATCGCGTCGAGCAGGTCGACGAAGGCCACCGGCTGCGGCCCGGCCACGTCGTACGCCTGGCGCACGCCGACCGGCCCCCGCAGGACCCGCGCGAAGCCGTCGGCCACCTGCTCCACCGGAATCGGTTGAAGCCGATAGCGCCCGCTCCCCAGCACCGGAACGATCGGCGCGCGCTTGACCATGCGCGCGAGCATCGAGACGAAGGCGTCGCCGCGCCCGAAGATGATCGACGGGCGGAAGATGGTCCAGTCCAGGTCGCTTGCCCGTACCGCGTCCTCGGCCTCCCACTTCGTGCGGTGATAGCGGGCGCGCGCGTCGGGCCGGGTGCCCAGCGCGCTCATCTGCACGTAGCGCTTGATGCCGACGGCGCGGGCCAGCGCCACCATGTTGCGCGTGGCCTGCACGTGCAGCCGCTCGAAGGTGACGCCGCGGCGGCGCTGCTCCTCGATGATGCCGACCAGATTGACGAGCGCGGAGCAGCCCTCGACGCTCGGAGCCAGGCCGTCCGGCCTCATCACGTCGCCGGGCACGCGATCGATCGACTCGAATCCCTTCAGATCGTGCTCGGACCCGGGCCGCACGAGCAGCCGGACGAGAAATCCCTGCGCAAGAAGTGCGCGAACGACGCTCTTGCCGACGAACCCCGTGCCACCGGTAACGAACACCCGCTGCGCCACGGGCGAATCCTAGCACGGGGCCGCCCCATTTTCCGTCGGCGGCACCCGTGGTCAGCCCGTATCATGGGGCCATGCGGTTTTCGGCAGTCCTGCTCCTGTTCGTGCCGCTCGTGATGTCGATCTCCTCTCCGCTTCGGGCGCAGACCACCGGATGGACGCAGGCCGCGGACGATGCGGTCCGTGACTCGGTCGCCGCGTCCGAGGTGCCGGGCGCGGTGCTCCTCGTCGGCCAGGGCGATCAGATCCTCCACCGCAAGGTGCTCGGCTGGCGCGCCACCGTACCGGCGCCCGAGCTGATGACCGCCGACACCATCTTCGACATCGCCTCGCTCACCAAGGTCGTGGCGACGACGCCCTCGGTGCTGCGGCTGTGGGAGATGGGCAAGATCGATCTCAACCAGCCGCTCGGCCACTATCTGAAGGAGTTCAACACGCCCGCCTACCAGGACGTGACGGTGGCCCGGCTGCTCACCCATTCGGCGGGCTTGCCCGACCTGCCCTCGCGCGAGGCGATGACCCGCGGCTTCCCGAAGGCGGCGGAGCTGCAGGCCAAGGTCGGACTCTCGGTCCCGCCCGGCGGCACGTTCCTCTACAGCGACACCGGCTTCATCCTGCTGGGCGAGCTGGTGCGTCGCGTGAGCGGCCAGCCGCTCGACCGCTTCGCCCAGCGGCAGTTCTACACGCCGCTCGGCATGCGCGACACCGCGTTCGCCCCGCCGGTGTCGTGGCGCAAGCGCATCGCGCCCACCGAGGTGGTGAACGCGCACGGGCCGCTGCGTGGCGTCGTGCACGACGGCAACGCGCGGCTGCTCCACGGCGTGGCCGGGCACGCCGGCGTATTCTCGACCGCGGCCGATCTCTCGCGATTCTGCCGGATGCTGCTCAACGGGGGGCAGCTCGGCGGGCGGCGCTACCTGAAGGAAGCCACGGTGCGGGCCATGTTCTCGCCGCACGTGATCGGCGAGTCGACGCGGGGGCTGGGCTGGGACATCGCCTCGCCGTACTCGCGTACGCTGGGCGCCTACTTCCCCGCGGGCTCGGTCGGGCACACCGGTTACACCGGCACCGCGATCTGGATGGATCCGGCGAGCCAGGTGTACATGATCCTGCTCACCAATCGCGTGCACCCCTACGGCAAGGGGACCGTGGCGGAGCTGCGCCGACGCATCAGCGCGGCCGTCGGCACCCGGTTCGCTCCGCGCGAGGCGCCGCCGGTGGAGACCGCGACCGTGGAGACCCAGACGCCGGGGCCCGCGTCCGACCCGCCCGCGCGGCCGGAGGGCCCGACGGTGACGGGACTCGACCGGCTCGTCGCCGAGGACTTCGCGCTGCTGGCCGGGCGGACGATCGGGCTGATCACCAACCAGACCGGCATCGACGGTCAGGGTCGCCGGGGCGTGGACCTGCTGGCCGCCGCCCCGCAGGTCCGCCTGCGCGCGCTCTTCTCGCCCGAGCACGGCATCACCGGGCAGGTCGACGCCAACGTCCCGCACGGCCGAGACGCGGCCACCGGGCTGCCGATCTGGAGCCTGTACGGGCCGACGCGTCGTCCGTCGCCGGAGATGCTGAACGGCATCGACACGCTGGTCTTCGACATCCAGGACGTCGGCGTCCGCTACTACACGTACCTGACCACGCTGGTCTACGCCCTCGAGGAGGGCGGTCGACGCGGAATCCAGGTGGTGGTGCTCGACCGGCCGAATCCGATCACGGGCAGCGTCGTGGAAGGGCCGCTGATGGATCCCGACATGCGCTCATTCACGGCCCCGCACACGATTCCGGTGCGGACCGGGATGACCATCGGCGAGTTCGCCCAGATGGTAGTGGCCGAGCGGAAGCTGCCGGTCAAGCTGACGGTGGTGCCGCTCGACCGGTGGCAGCGCGGGCAGTGGTTCGACGAGACCGGCCTGCCGTGGGTGAATCCATCGCCCAACATCCGGACGCCTACACAGGCGCTGCTGTATTCCGGCGTGGGGCTGCTGGAGGCCACCAACCTGTCGGTCGGTCGCGGCACCGAGCTGCCGTTCGAGGTCGTCGGCGCTCCGTGGATCAGCGATCCCCAGGTGCTGGCCGACGCCATGAATGCCCGGGGTCTGGCCGGCGTGCAGTTCCAGCCGATCTTCTTCACCCCGACCTCGAGCGTCTACGCGGGACGCAGCGTCGGCGGCGTGCAGCTGAGCGTGACCGACCGCGATGCCATTCGCGCGGTCTCGGTGGGGCTGGCGCTGGGCCGTGAGCTGACCGAGCGCTACGGCGCCCAGTTCCACCCGGCTGCCATCCAGAACCTGCTGGTGAATCGCTCGACGATGTGGTCGTTCCTGCGGGGGGATCCCTTCGGGCGGCTGCTCGCCTGGGCCGACGCCGCCCACGCCTCGTTCCTGCAGCGACGGGCGTCCTACCTCCTCTACAAGTAGGCTACTTCCGCTCGATCACCCGCGCGGCCCGCACCGCGCCCAGCTTGCCCGCGTTGCCGCTGACCACCGTGATCGTGCCGGCATCGCCGTCGCTCACGTAGCGATCGCCCGGATTGCGGTCGAAGTACGTCAGCCAGTAGTCGAGATCCTTCTCGACGGCCTGGATGCGAGGCAGGTGCAGGGGATCGAAGCTCTTCGCGTGCGGGGAGGGGGCCGCCCCGCCGGCCACCATGAGGATGGCGTCATGCTTGTAGGCCATGGCCTTGGCTTCGCCCGAGACCGCCCAGCCGAGCTCCTTCGGATAGCTGCCCATGGGCAGCGCGAGGGTCCGGAAGCGGTAACCCGGCACGTGGCGCTGCACCCACTCCTGCGCGCCGGCCAACTGGTCGCGCACGACCGGCCCGGGATAGCGCCCGAGCTCGGCGTGCCAGAGCGAGTGATTGCCGATCTCGTAGCCCTGGCTCGCCAGGTACTGCAGCTTGCGGGTGGCGAGGTCGGGCTGGTTGAAGAGGCGATTGGGGGGATTGGCGCCGGGCAGCACGTAGAACGTCGCGGCGCGCCCGAAGCCCGGATGCTCGCGCGCGAACGCTTCCAGGATGCCGAGGCCGCACTCGGGATCGAGGACCCAGTCGGCGCCGCGCTGGATGTAGCGGAACTGGCCGGGCGACGAGTCGTCGAAGGTGAGGATCACCGGTGAGGTGCCCGCGGGCAGGGTCATCTTGCCGTCGAGATATTCGGTCAGGGCAACGAGGCGGTAGCCGCGCTCCCAGAGGCGGGTGAGATCGCGCTTGAAGTTCTCGGGGGTGCGGGTCCAGCGGCCCTCGGGATTGTCGATCTTGTGGTACTCGAGGATCATGACCCGGCCCAGCTCGTTGGGCTCGCGGGCCGGAGCCTGGGCGGAGGCCAGGACGGCGGCGCCCAGAGAGACGGCGACCAGGACGATCGCGAGCACGCGACGCACGGCTACGGCGACGACTTGGAGATGGCGGTGGTCTTCGGGCGAAGCGCCGCGCCGGTGTAGTCGTTCTTCGGGTTCCACAGCATCCAGCCGGCCGCGCCGCCGTCGTCGGCACCCTTGATCTGAGCGCGGATCTCGCCCTGGCCGAAGATGCGCTTGTCGAACGCGTAGTCCTTGAAGTCCTGCAGCCACGGCCGGACCTGCGCGCCCGGGTTCTGCGAGCGCTGGCGGGTGAGCCGCACGCTCTCCTTCACGATCTCGTAGGGATTCTGCACCGGGTTGCGGACGCCCGGGATGCCCAGGTGGTAGCCCGAGGGGTAGACCATCGGGCACATGTAGTCGAGGCTCACGGACAGCTCCTCGATCCGCTGCCCGATGTCCGTATCGTTGGTGTTGAAGGCGGTGTAGCCGAAGATGTCGGCGGCCAGGAACACGCCGGTCGGGCCCAGCTCGCGGCGCGCCTTGGCCAGGAAGCCGGCGATGGCGGGCAGCCGGGTCTGCGCGTTGTTGGGCTGCGAGTAGCGCGCGGCGGCCAGCTTGCCGTCGGTGGGGAAGCGCACGTAGTCGAACTGAATCTCGTCGAAGCCCTTGGCCGCGGCTTCCTTGGCCACCGCGATCAGGTAGTCCCAGTTCTCTTCGCGGAACGGGTCCACCCAGGCCAGGTTCTCGCGGTCGATCCACGGCTTCCCGGTGCGGGTGTCGATGATGGCGAGGTCGGGCCGCGCGTTCGCGCGGACGTTGTCCTTGAAGGCGACGATCCGGGCGATGGTGTAGATGCCCTGCGCCTTCCAGCCGGCGAGCTGCTCGTCGAAGTCCTTGATGATGACCGGCCCCTGCGCGCCCGCATCGAGCGCGGCCTGCACCTGGGTCCGGTAGGGGATCAGGCCGCGATCGCCCTTGACGTCGATGACGACCGCGTTCAGCTCGGTGCGGGCCACCAGGTCGAGCACCCGCTGCCGGATGCCCCGGTCGGCCACGCCGTAGTAGGTGAGATAGGCCGCCTTGATCGGATGCGCGGGGAGCTTCACGGTCACGTCGGTGTTCTCGGTCGTCAGCTTCTTGCGCTCATAACCGGGAGCCTTCACCCATACCGCGAAGCCGGCCTGGACCGGGGCGGTGGTGAAGCGCCCATCGGCGTCGGTGACGACCTCGACCCGACCCGCCCAGATGGAGGCGCCGCGAATCGGAGAGCCGGTGCCCGCATCGAGCACGCGCCCGCTGATCACCTTCGGCTCGCCCCGCGGCTCGGCCGGCGCGCTGACGGTCGGCGTCTGGGGTGCCGGCGTCGGGGCCTGCGCCTCCGGGGCCGGTGTCGCGGAGGGCTCGACGCCCGCCTCCGGCGACGGCTCGCCGGACACCGCGGCATCCCACGACAGGGCGGCGGCCAGGCGTGTGGACACGACCGCGTCCGGGAAGAGGAGGGCGCACTCGGCGAATCCGGCCAGCAGGGTCAAGAGCAGCAGCGAGGTCCAGGAGAGCGAGCGGGGCAGCGAGCTATCGTCCATTCGTCGGTCTCGAATATTCCTCGATGAGAGGTATGGGCCCAAGAGAAAAGTGAGCAACGACTGAAAGCGAGAGCAACCCGCTTGCCATCCCGACGTCGAGGCAAGTGACTGAAAAGGTGGTTTCCGATTTTCGGATACTCGCCGGCCGCGTCGGCCGGCTGACAAAAGTCCGCCAGGTGACGACGCAGATGGTCACCACCGCGGCGCCTCGCGAGTACAATGCCGCGCATGATCGATCCGACTGGCTTCGCCTGCGAAACCGCTCGTCGCCGCACCCTCAGCGTGAACGGCCTGGCTCTCCATGCGCTGGAGTGGGGCGAGCCCGGTCGCCCCGCGCTCTGCTTCCTCCACGGAGGCTCCGCGCACGCCCATTGGTTCGATGCCGTGGCGCCGACCTTCGTCCCCGACCATCACGTGCTGGCGCTCGATCAGCGCGGTCACGGAGCCAGTGAGTGGTCGCCGATCCCGGCCTACGCCACCGAGGACTTCACCGGTGACCTGGTCGGGGTAATGGACGCGATGGGCTGGGCGCGCATGACCGTGGCCGGGCATTCGATGGGCGGCCACAACGCGATGGCGTTCGCGGCCTGGCATCCCGAGCGGGTGGCCCGCCTGGTCGTCATCGACAGCCGCCCGTCGATTCCGGCCGAGCGGCTCCAGACCATGCACCGGCGGGGTGACCGGGGACCGATGCGGCACGCAACGCTGGAGTCGGCCCTTCGGAGCTTTCGCCTCCTGCCGAGGGAGACGGTGGCGGAGCCGCGGCTGCTCGAGCATCTCGCCCGCGAGGGCATCACCGAGCGCGAGGGCCGCTTCCTCTATCGCTTCGACCCGGCCTGCAACGGGCGCCGCCGACCGACCGACGGGTGGGCCCTCCTCGAGCGCATCACCGCGCCGACTCTCCTGGTGCGGGGCGAGCACTCCCCGATCTTGCCGGGCGACATGGCGGCCGCCATGATGCGGCGGCTGCCGCGGGCCCGGCTCGTCGAGATCCCCGGGACGTACCACCACCTCGTGCTGGACGCGCCCCTCGCGTTCGCGAAGGTGCTGCAGGCATTCCTGAGCGAGCCCGCGGCGGACGCCTGAGCCGGGGTTTGTTACTCTAGCGGGCCATGGGTCTCTACGCCGAGCTGCGGGGCTTCGTGCTGACGCATCGCGAGTGCGGAGTGCTACGCGGGGCGAGCAAGCCGCTCGAGGGGGGCGGCTTGCGGCTGGCCGTGATCTGTCCCTGCGGGGCGCGCTTCGCCCGGTCGGTCAGCCCGCACGACCCGGACGCCGCGCGGCTTCAGGAAGCGCTGGCCGCCTTCCAGGCCTGACCGCCCGGCCTATTCGCGGATCCAGCTCTCCGCGAGCGGGACTTCCGTGGCGCGCGTCGCCCGCGAGTCGGCGTCGTCCGCCGAGGGGGCGAGCCGCACGAGGGCCTCGATCTCGGATCGCCGGTACAGGCGCTGTCGCTTGATGCCCTGCCGGTAGCTCTTGAGCATGCCGCGGCTCACGTACGCATAGAGCGTCTCGCGCTTCACGCCCATCAGGGCGGCCGCCTCGTCCCCGCTCAGATATTCCTCGCCGTCCACCATCACCATGACGCTTTCCATGCTAGCAGCCCGCCGCCTGCCCCGTACGGCGATATCCTGCCCCGTCTATTCTAATCAATGTAAATCAAGTATAATCAACTCGGGAGGACCAAGCCATGGCGACGGCCTACAAGGACGGTCTGGAGGACGTGATCGCGGCGCGCTCGGCGATCTGCCGAGTGGACGGCGAGGCGGGACGGCTCTACTACCGCGGCTACGAGATCGCGGATCTCGCCGCGTCGGTCAGCTTCGAGGACACCACGCACCTGCTCTGGTTCGGCGAGCTGCCCACCGCCGCCGAGCGCGCCGTATTCGCGACGCGGATGGCCGAGGCGCGTCCGCTGCCGGCGCCGGTGCTGGAGATGCTGCGACGGTTGCCGCGCGACTGCCATCCGCTGGACGCGCTGCGCACCGCGGTGTCGCTGGCCGCCGCCTACGATCCCGACGTGCGCTCCAACGAGCCCGAGGCCAACCTGCGCAAGGCCTACCGGCTCATGAACCTGGTGCCCGCCGCGGTGGCGGCCTGGCAGCGCATCCGCACCGACCGCGAGCCGGAGGCTCCCCCACGCGACGGCTCCCACGCGGCCAGCTTCCTGACCATGCTCGACGGCAAGGAGCCGTCCGCCGAGGTGGCCCGCGTGCTCGACGTGATCCTCACCCTGCACGCCGACCACGAGTTCAACGCCTCCACCTTCGCGGCGCGGGTCGCGGTGGCCACCGTCGCGGATCTGCACTCGGCAGTGGTGGCCGCCATCTCGACCCTGAAAGGCCCGCGCCACGGCGGGGCCAACGAGGACGTGCTCGCCCTGCTGCTCGAGATCGGCGAGCCGGGGCGGGCCGAGGCGCTGGTCGAGTCGCGCATGGGGGCGCGCGCGTCCCTGTCCAAGCGCGATCGCGCCAATCCCCGCACGCGCATGCCCGGCTTCGGCCACCGCGTCTACAAGGTGGATGACGCACGGGCCCGGGTGCTCCGGGGCATGGCCAAGTCGATGGCCGAGGCCACCGGCCGTGGCAAGCTCTTCGAGGTGGCCGAGCGCCTCTACGACGCCATGAAGGCGCGGACGACGCTGCCGGTCAACGTGGACTTCTTCTCGGCGGTGGTCTACGACGCCCTCGGCATCCCGCCCGATTTCTGCACCTCGATCTTCGCGGTGGGACGGGTGGCGGGCTGGTGCGCGCACATCATGGAGCAGTACGCGGACAACCGGCTGATCCGGCCCCGGGCCGACTACGTCGGCGTGCCCGCGCGCCGGTTGCGCTAGATCGCGGCCGCGGCTCAGGGCCGGGTGGGGACGGGATCGCGCAGTCCCGCCTCGCTGAAGCCCTTGCGTCTCAGCAGGCAGGAGTCGCAGCGGCCGCACGCGCGCCCGTCCGGCTGAGGCTCATAGCAGGACCACGTGAGACCGAAGTCCACCCCCAGCTCGGTGCCCCGCCGGACGATCTGCGCCTTGCTCAGGTCGATCAACGGCGTGTGGATTCGCAGTCGCATCCGGCCCTCGACGCCGGCCCGGGTCGCCAGGTTGGCCAGGCGCTCGAAGGCCTCCGTGTACTCGGGTCGGCAATCCGGGTAACCCGAATAGTCGAGCGCGTTTACGCCGATGAAGATGTCACTCGACTCGAGCACTTCCGCCCAGGCCAGCGCGTGGCTCAGGAAGATGGTGTTGCGAGCGGGGACGTAGGTGACCGGGATGCCGGCGCTCATCTCGGATTCGCTGCGGGACTTGGGCACGGCGATGTCCGCGGTGAGGGCGGACCCGCCGATCGCGCGCAGGTCGAGACGCAGCACGAGATGCTGCTTGGCCCCAAGCGCGCCCGCGACCCGGCGGGCCGATTCGAGCTCGCGGTCGTGCCGCTGCCCGTAGTCGAACGACAGCGCGTAGCATTCGAAGCCCTCGTCCCGCGCGACGGCGAGGGCGGTGGCCGAGTCGAGCCCGCCCGAGAGGAGCACCACCGCGCGGGGGCTCGCCATCACACGCCTCGCCGGGCGCCCCAGATGAGGATGTGGAGCCGGGGCGAGAACCGGAAGCCGTGCGCCTTGCACGCCTCGACCAGCCAGGGGGTTCGCGCGGCCAGGTCCTCGGCCCGCAGCCCCTCGGGCTGCAGCAGCACGCGGTCGCGGGGCAGGGCGAAGCGCGCCGCGAGAGTCAGGACCTCGTCGACCTCCGCCGGCTCGCCGACCACGAACTTCCACCAGGCCTCGCGCATGAGGAGCGCGCCGATCGCGGCCGGATTGACGCGTCGGTCGTCCGCCACGCCCGAGCCGGCGAGCTTGACCGAGACGTTCCACTGGATGGCCTCCGGCGCCTCGTGCGGTGGCTCGAGCGTGCCCGACGTCTCGACCTCGACGGCGTAGCCATGCTCGGCCAGCGCGCTCGCCAGTGGCGCGAAGAGCGACGATTCGAGCGGCTCGCCGCCGGTGATGACGACGCGGCGACACGGGAAGGCGGCCACCTCGGCGAGCAGGCCGGGCAGGGTCACCTCGCGGCCGGCCGCCGGGTCCCACGAGTACTTCGTGTCACACCAGCGGCAGCCCACCGAGCATCCCTGCAGCCGGACGAAGACGGCAGGCAGTCCGGCGGTGGCTCCCTCACCCTGGATCGAGTAGAACGTCTCGGCGATACGTCCGACGGCGGTACCCATAAACCGTGGAAAATACTATCACCGCTTGCCGGGGCGGGGTCGGCCTCTGTTATCCGCGACCGCCCTCTGTTATCCAGGCCCGCCCTCTGCTATAACGGTTCGCAATCGGAAAGGAGGGTGCCATGGCGGACAACCTGACCGATTCCCTCAAGCACAACCGATTCCACGTCGTGTCGGTGGACAAGGCCGCGGGTACCCTGCGCGTGCGCGGAGAGGCCGAGGCGTGTACCGATCTCCTCTGCGGCGAGGCCCAGGTGGTGACCGACGAGGGGACCAGCACCGACCTCGAGCGCATCAACGCGGGCGACATCGTCGCCCTCGATCAGAAGGACGGCCGCGCCCATCAGATCCGAGTGGTCCGGCGCGTCTGGGAGGACTACTCGAGCCCCGAGTGGTAGCCCGGCCCGTCAGGCGATGCCGACGTGGACGGTGACGGTACCGAGCCCGAGTCGGCGATAGCGCACCCCACGCAGGCCGACCTTTTCCATGACCGCCGACAGCTCCGTGGGCGTCACGAACCGGTCCACCGATTGCGGCAGGTAGGTGTAGGCCTCGCGGTCGCCGCCGACCAGCTGACCCACCCACGGCACCACGTGGTGGAAGTAGAGGCGGAAGAGCGGGGCAAAGCCGGGGGCGCGCATCTGGGTGATCTCCAGCGCGACGACCCGCCCGCCCGGCCGGCTCACGCGCTTCATCTCACGCAGGCCTTGCTCGAGATCGGCCAGGTTGCGCAGCAGGAAGGCGCTGGTCACGCACGCGAACGTGCGGGTCTCGAAGGGCAGGGCGAGGGCGTCGGCGGCCATCAGGCGCACGCGCCGAGCTTCCTCGATCCCGCGCATCTTCTCGCGCGCGACCGCGAGCATGCCGAGGGCGAAGTCGGCCGCGACGACCACGCGATGGGGATGCACCTCGGCCAGGTCGAGGGCCAGGTCGCCGGTCCCGGTGGCCAGATCGAGCGCGGGGCCCTCGGGCGAGGCGATGGTCTGGCGGGCCGCGAACCGCCGCCAGGCGTGGTGCATGCCGAGCGTCATGAGCCCGTTCATCAGGTCGTAGCGCCGCGCGATGCGCGAGAACATCGCGCTGACGAAGCGGGCCTTCTCGGTGCCGTGCAGGGTCTCGGTCACCGCAGCCGGCCTCCGATCACCGAGAAGAAGAGGATCACCGCGATGTAGCCGTTGACGTTGAAGAAGGCGATGTCGAGCCGCGACAGATCGCCCGGGGAGACCAGCGAGTGCTCGTAGACGAGCAGCGCCGCGACCACCAGCACGCCGGCCCAGTACAGGAGTCCCAGGCCCATCATCCAGCCCAGCAGCGCGAACGCGGCGATGGTCAGCACGTGGCACACCCGCGCGGTGGTCAACGCGGCCGCGATGCCGAAGCGGGCGGGCACCGAGTGCAGCCCGTGGCGCCGGTCGAATTCCACGTCCTGGCAGGCGTAGATCAGATCGAAGCCGGCGATCCAGACGGTGAGCGCGAACCACAGCACGTAGACCGGGGGATCGAAGGCGGCGCGCACCGAGATCCAGCCGCCCGCGGCCGCGATCCCGTCGGTGAAGCCGAGGATCCAGTGCGAGAGCCAGGTGAACCGCTTGGTGTAGGAGTAGCCCACCAGGAACGACACGGCGAGCGGCGACAGCATCAGACAGAGCGGATTGAGCATCCAGGCCGAGAGCAGGAGCAAGCCCGCCGAGAGCGTCGCGGCCGTCGTG from Candidatus Methylomirabilota bacterium encodes:
- a CDS encoding chromate resistance protein ChrB domain-containing protein; protein product: MHFETLLRRTGLRDRKLAILAEIVHEADLKDEKFARDEARGLDLVLRGLLGAIKDDHEALVLGMTLFDGLYATIGDRP
- a CDS encoding exo-beta-N-acetylmuramidase NamZ domain-containing protein, which translates into the protein MRFSAVLLLFVPLVMSISSPLRAQTTGWTQAADDAVRDSVAASEVPGAVLLVGQGDQILHRKVLGWRATVPAPELMTADTIFDIASLTKVVATTPSVLRLWEMGKIDLNQPLGHYLKEFNTPAYQDVTVARLLTHSAGLPDLPSREAMTRGFPKAAELQAKVGLSVPPGGTFLYSDTGFILLGELVRRVSGQPLDRFAQRQFYTPLGMRDTAFAPPVSWRKRIAPTEVVNAHGPLRGVVHDGNARLLHGVAGHAGVFSTAADLSRFCRMLLNGGQLGGRRYLKEATVRAMFSPHVIGESTRGLGWDIASPYSRTLGAYFPAGSVGHTGYTGTAIWMDPASQVYMILLTNRVHPYGKGTVAELRRRISAAVGTRFAPREAPPVETATVETQTPGPASDPPARPEGPTVTGLDRLVAEDFALLAGRTIGLITNQTGIDGQGRRGVDLLAAAPQVRLRALFSPEHGITGQVDANVPHGRDAATGLPIWSLYGPTRRPSPEMLNGIDTLVFDIQDVGVRYYTYLTTLVYALEEGGRRGIQVVVLDRPNPITGSVVEGPLMDPDMRSFTAPHTIPVRTGMTIGEFAQMVVAERKLPVKLTVVPLDRWQRGQWFDETGLPWVNPSPNIRTPTQALLYSGVGLLEATNLSVGRGTELPFEVVGAPWISDPQVLADAMNARGLAGVQFQPIFFTPTSSVYAGRSVGGVQLSVTDRDAIRAVSVGLALGRELTERYGAQFHPAAIQNLLVNRSTMWSFLRGDPFGRLLAWADAAHASFLQRRASYLLYK
- a CDS encoding chromate resistance protein ChrB domain-containing protein, with translation MLHGWLILLLTLPPRPSSLRVRAWRRLRALGAVALKSGAYLLPDRGDCYEQFQWLAQEIDRDGGDATLLRVDRVENMQQPEIVRLFQDVRNEDYAALADRYRKLLKGRRPRLGDELARLSRELGRLAEIDFFEASGRREVERVREAVEQRTASARVRPAGAAPPLDLAALKGRRWVTRPRPHVDRIASAWLIKRFVDPDAEFAFAPPDQLPADAIPFDMAGVDLGHQGDDCTSRRCCDAPACATGSSRSSPRSSTRPT
- a CDS encoding polysaccharide deacetylase family protein, translating into MLAIVLVAVSLGAAVLASAQAPAREPNELGRVMILEYHKIDNPEGRWTRTPENFKRDLTRLWERGYRLVALTEYLDGKMTLPAGTSPVILTFDDSSPGQFRYIQRGADWVLDPECGLGILEAFAREHPGFGRAATFYVLPGANPPNRLFNQPDLATRKLQYLASQGYEIGNHSLWHAELGRYPGPVVRDQLAGAQEWVQRHVPGYRFRTLALPMGSYPKELGWAVSGEAKAMAYKHDAILMVAGGAAPSPHAKSFDPLHLPRIQAVEKDLDYWLTYFDRNPGDRYVSDGDAGTITVVSGNAGKLGAVRAARVIERK
- a CDS encoding complex I NDUFA9 subunit family protein, whose protein sequence is MAQRVFVTGGTGFVGKSVVRALLAQGFLVRLLVRPGSEHDLKGFESIDRVPGDVMRPDGLAPSVEGCSALVNLVGIIEEQRRRGVTFERLHVQATRNMVALARAVGIKRYVQMSALGTRPDARARYHRTKWEAEDAVRASDLDWTIFRPSIIFGRGDAFVSMLARMVKRAPIVPVLGSGRYRLQPIPVEQVADGFARVLRGPVGVRQAYDVAGPQPVAFVDLLDAIGHALGRTRVRKMHVPLGPVKVMTRALDWLPFYPVSTDQLLMLEEESVGDPSRFFADLGIKPEPLAVGLHRMLGPS